A single region of the Nocardioides sp. W7 genome encodes:
- a CDS encoding APC family permease — translation MPATIEHEKLDDTDLKRTITGRLLFFYVLGDVLGSGIYVLIGAVAAAVGGAFWIAFLIGISVATLTGLAYAELVTKYPRAAGSSLYANKAFGKPALTFFVTVAMLSSSFAAAGSLAAGFAGYFAEIWSAPPALLVSLAFVIMLSVVNFIGITESVLANLAMTVVEVTGLLIVMLVGVIVIAQGDADFGVLGQFDTSGSPILAIVSGVALGFFAMTGFENAANVAEECTHPRRTFPKALVGGMVGAGIIYVLVSMSAALALPIPELAASTAPLLDVVESGVLPLPVGVITIVFALIAMTAITNTTLVAVVTQSRILYGMAKEDVVPNVFSKLHSSRRSPWVGLVFSAVVVAGLLVVGAVLPKVGIDVNVVERLAAVTVVLLLFVYGMVIVSALKLRGQDETDETYRAPTVLLGVGLVGNAALLAYVVYDDPASLVWSAGLIAVGGVLFVLEYFFGSTDRPADKRRGDPVATR, via the coding sequence ATGCCCGCGACGATCGAACACGAGAAGCTCGACGACACCGATCTCAAGCGCACGATCACCGGACGGCTGCTCTTCTTCTACGTCCTCGGCGACGTGCTCGGCTCGGGCATCTACGTCCTGATCGGTGCCGTCGCCGCGGCGGTGGGCGGCGCGTTCTGGATCGCCTTCCTCATCGGCATCTCGGTCGCGACCCTCACCGGTCTCGCGTACGCCGAGCTGGTCACGAAGTACCCCCGCGCCGCGGGCTCGTCGCTCTACGCGAACAAGGCGTTCGGGAAGCCGGCGCTGACCTTCTTCGTCACCGTCGCGATGCTCTCCTCCAGCTTCGCGGCGGCCGGCTCCCTGGCGGCCGGTTTCGCCGGCTACTTCGCCGAGATCTGGTCGGCGCCGCCCGCGCTGCTCGTCTCGCTCGCCTTCGTGATCATGCTCAGCGTCGTCAACTTCATCGGCATCACCGAGTCCGTGCTCGCCAACCTCGCGATGACCGTCGTCGAGGTCACCGGCCTGCTGATCGTGATGCTCGTCGGCGTCATCGTGATCGCGCAGGGCGACGCCGACTTCGGTGTCCTCGGGCAGTTCGACACCAGCGGCAGCCCGATCCTGGCGATCGTCTCCGGCGTGGCGCTCGGGTTCTTCGCGATGACCGGCTTCGAGAACGCCGCCAACGTCGCCGAGGAGTGCACCCACCCCCGTCGTACCTTCCCGAAGGCGCTGGTCGGGGGCATGGTCGGCGCCGGGATCATCTACGTCCTGGTCTCGATGTCGGCCGCCCTCGCGCTGCCCATCCCGGAGCTGGCCGCCTCCACCGCGCCGCTGCTCGACGTCGTCGAGTCCGGGGTGCTGCCGCTCCCGGTCGGCGTCATCACCATCGTCTTCGCGCTGATCGCGATGACCGCGATCACCAACACCACCCTGGTCGCGGTGGTCACCCAGTCGCGGATCCTCTACGGCATGGCCAAGGAGGACGTCGTCCCGAACGTCTTCTCCAAGCTGCACTCCTCGCGTCGCAGCCCGTGGGTCGGCCTGGTGTTCTCCGCCGTGGTCGTCGCCGGACTGCTCGTGGTCGGCGCCGTGCTGCCGAAGGTCGGCATCGACGTCAACGTGGTGGAGCGGCTCGCCGCCGTGACCGTCGTCCTGCTGCTGTTCGTGTACGGCATGGTGATCGTCTCCGCCCTCAAGCTGCGCGGCCAGGACGAGACCGACGAGACCTACCGCGCACCGACGGTGCTGCTCGGCGTCGGCCTGGTCGGCAACGCCGCGCTGCTGGCCTACGTCGTGTACGACGACCCCGCGTCCCTGGTCTGGTCGGCCGGACTGATCGCCGTCGGCGGGGTGCTGTTCGTGCTGGAGTACTTCTTCGGTTCCACGGACCGGCCCGCCGACAAGCGCCGGGGCGACCCGGTAGCGACCCGGTAG
- a CDS encoding YbaK/EbsC family protein, translating to MTLPSLGGLTSLSVLDHPDLLGPSVAAALATWPHTGEIAVVAIDPDLADTAAMSAAYDLPLDTGANYVVVAGRRDGEERAAACVVRADTRADVNGLVKRTLDVRKCSFLAMDRAVEESGMEYGGITPVGLPDPWRVLVDSRVLDIEIAVLGSGVRRSKLLVPGRLLAELPGAEVVEGLGVPVS from the coding sequence ATGACCCTCCCCTCGCTCGGCGGGCTCACCTCGCTGTCGGTCCTCGACCACCCCGACCTGCTCGGCCCCAGCGTGGCGGCCGCGCTCGCGACCTGGCCGCACACCGGAGAGATCGCCGTCGTCGCCATCGACCCCGACCTGGCCGACACCGCCGCGATGAGCGCGGCCTACGACCTGCCCCTGGACACCGGCGCCAACTACGTCGTGGTCGCCGGCCGCCGCGACGGCGAGGAGCGGGCCGCCGCGTGCGTGGTCCGGGCCGACACCCGCGCCGACGTCAACGGCCTGGTGAAGCGGACCCTCGACGTGCGCAAGTGCTCGTTTCTGGCCATGGACCGCGCGGTCGAGGAGTCGGGGATGGAGTACGGCGGGATCACGCCCGTCGGCCTGCCGGACCCATGGCGGGTGCTGGTCGACAGCCGGGTGCTCGACATCGAGATCGCGGTGCTCGGCTCCGGCGTACGCCGCTCCAAGCTGCTCGTCCCCGGCCGACTGCTCGCCGAGCTGCCGGGCGCGGAGGTCGTCGAGGGCCTGGGGGTACCGGTCTCCTGA
- a CDS encoding type IV toxin-antitoxin system AbiEi family antitoxin domain-containing protein produces the protein MDEFASEILFGSTGLVTRRAALDQGIAAETVDRLVRRGEWVAVRRGVYARRAYVDARVTRDDRQRLHDDAACLRISGSHVRSHESAAVVLGMPVLLPGAPVTHVTRADVHGSRHEHGVKHHGAPYRPDQVREIDGIRVLDPARTALDIAREHGAVRGVVAMDSALRRGVSRDDLCQAFSEMRCWPYSTEVRAALDHCDPRSDSVAESLGRLLVARLGRGRPQTQFGLASDGKVAYVDLRIGRHLIEVDGKVKYQRDGPAGRTADEVVWDEKLRQDWLCGFKLGMSRLTWTDVYGPGQAAALVRLEREVSDTEARFGTDITDLAPYIVPRPRRRTWL, from the coding sequence ATGGACGAGTTCGCGAGCGAGATCCTCTTCGGCAGCACGGGCCTGGTGACCCGGCGGGCCGCGCTGGATCAGGGGATCGCCGCCGAGACGGTGGACCGGCTGGTGCGCCGGGGTGAGTGGGTGGCGGTCCGCCGTGGGGTCTACGCCCGACGTGCGTACGTCGATGCTCGGGTCACACGGGACGACCGGCAGCGACTCCACGACGACGCGGCGTGCCTGCGGATCTCCGGGTCGCACGTGCGCAGCCACGAGAGCGCCGCAGTGGTGCTCGGGATGCCGGTTCTCCTGCCCGGCGCACCCGTGACCCACGTGACCCGGGCCGACGTCCACGGCTCGCGGCATGAGCACGGGGTCAAGCACCACGGGGCGCCGTACCGTCCCGACCAGGTCCGCGAGATCGACGGGATCCGGGTCCTCGACCCGGCCCGCACCGCCCTCGACATCGCCCGGGAGCACGGTGCCGTCCGCGGCGTCGTCGCGATGGACTCCGCGTTGCGGCGAGGGGTGAGCCGAGACGACCTGTGCCAGGCGTTCTCCGAGATGCGCTGCTGGCCCTACAGCACCGAGGTGCGCGCTGCCCTCGACCACTGCGACCCCCGATCGGACTCGGTCGCCGAGAGCCTCGGCCGACTCTTGGTGGCCAGGTTGGGCCGTGGCCGGCCCCAGACCCAGTTCGGCCTCGCCAGCGACGGCAAGGTCGCCTACGTCGACCTGCGGATCGGGCGGCACCTGATCGAGGTCGACGGCAAGGTGAAGTACCAGCGCGACGGCCCGGCCGGCCGCACGGCCGACGAGGTCGTCTGGGACGAGAAGCTGCGTCAGGACTGGCTGTGCGGCTTCAAGCTCGGCATGAGCCGGCTCACGTGGACCGACGTGTACGGACCCGGCCAGGCGGCGGCACTGGTGCGGCTGGAGCGCGAGGTCTCGGACACCGAGGCCCGCTTCGGCACCGACATCACCGACCTGGCGCCGTACATCGTCCCGCGCCCCCGGCGCCGGACCTGGCTGTAA
- the pcrA gene encoding DNA helicase PcrA, protein MSTPSLPGFEHLTDAPPAEPRTTRRGPTREELLEGLNDPQRAAVIHEGAPLLVVAGAGSGKTRVLTRRIAWLIQERRAHPGSILAITFTNKAAAEMKERVEDLVGKRARIMWVSTFHSACVRILRKEIERFGYKSSFSIYDAADQKRLMGLVLKDLDLDPKQFQPGPVLHWVSNHKNELRDAEEATKDAQNKLEQQYAAAYTLYQRRLREANALDFDDLIMSTVHLFQAFPDVREVYRRRFRHVLVDEYQDTNHAQYALIHQLCAEQLEETGAPEHSGGERVEPAELMVVGDADQSIYAFRGANIRNILDFEQDFPNATSILLEQNYRSTQTILTAANSVIGHNKGRKEKRLWSEAGDGERIVGYVADDEHDEARFVSDEIDKLVDTGVRAADVAVFYRTNAQSRVFEEIFIRTGQPYKVVGGVRFYERREVRDALAYLRMLANPDDQVSLRRILNTPKRGIGDRAVACVSVLGERDGLTFWEALRRADQAPGLATRSLTNIRGFVALVEELQSMVEAGERADVVLETVLARSGYLTELEESDDPQDATRLENLAELVAVAREFSDDPVAGPSADPADVDAGIVAPGLTDFLERVALVADTDQLPETDEGVVTLMTLHTAKGLEFPVVFLTGLEDGVFPHSRSLGDQKELEEERRLAYVGVTRARERLYISRAVVRSAWGAPSHNPASRFLDELPIDLVDWRRTEAAQTRWGRPDLASGSPARLGSPTAAGRRNFSSAAARADAASKAKPAREVPSLEPGDRVQHDTFGLGTVVALEGAADKSVASIDFGTEGVKRLLLRYAPVEKL, encoded by the coding sequence ATGAGCACCCCCTCCCTTCCCGGCTTCGAGCACCTCACCGACGCGCCGCCCGCCGAGCCGCGCACGACCCGCCGCGGGCCGACCCGCGAGGAGCTGCTCGAGGGGCTCAACGACCCCCAGCGGGCCGCCGTGATCCACGAGGGCGCACCGCTGCTCGTCGTCGCGGGCGCCGGCTCGGGCAAGACCCGGGTGCTGACCCGGCGGATCGCCTGGCTGATCCAGGAGCGCCGGGCGCACCCCGGGTCGATCCTGGCGATCACCTTCACCAACAAGGCCGCCGCGGAGATGAAGGAGCGCGTCGAGGACCTGGTCGGCAAGCGCGCCCGGATCATGTGGGTCAGCACCTTCCACTCCGCCTGCGTCCGGATCCTGCGCAAGGAGATCGAGCGCTTCGGCTACAAGTCCAGCTTCTCGATCTACGACGCCGCCGACCAGAAGCGGTTGATGGGACTGGTGCTGAAGGACCTCGACCTCGACCCGAAGCAGTTCCAGCCGGGTCCGGTCCTGCACTGGGTGTCCAACCACAAGAACGAGCTCCGCGACGCCGAGGAGGCGACGAAGGACGCGCAGAACAAGCTGGAGCAGCAGTACGCCGCGGCGTACACGCTCTATCAGCGGCGGTTGCGCGAGGCCAACGCCCTCGACTTCGACGACCTCATCATGAGCACGGTCCACCTGTTCCAGGCGTTCCCGGACGTGCGCGAGGTCTATCGGCGCCGCTTCCGGCACGTGTTGGTCGACGAGTACCAGGACACCAACCACGCCCAGTACGCCCTGATCCACCAGCTGTGTGCGGAGCAGCTGGAGGAGACCGGGGCCCCCGAGCACAGCGGCGGCGAGCGGGTCGAGCCGGCGGAGCTGATGGTCGTCGGCGACGCCGACCAGTCCATCTACGCCTTCCGCGGCGCCAACATCCGCAACATCCTCGACTTCGAGCAGGACTTCCCGAACGCCACGTCCATCCTGCTGGAGCAGAACTACCGCTCCACCCAGACCATCCTCACCGCCGCCAACTCCGTGATCGGCCACAACAAGGGCCGCAAGGAGAAGCGGTTGTGGTCCGAGGCTGGCGACGGTGAGCGGATCGTCGGGTACGTCGCCGACGACGAGCACGACGAGGCCCGGTTCGTCTCCGACGAGATCGACAAGCTCGTCGACACCGGCGTGCGGGCCGCCGACGTCGCGGTGTTCTACCGCACCAACGCCCAGTCGCGGGTGTTCGAGGAGATCTTCATCCGCACCGGTCAGCCGTACAAGGTGGTCGGCGGCGTGCGGTTCTACGAGCGGCGGGAGGTCCGCGACGCCCTGGCCTACCTGCGGATGCTGGCCAACCCCGACGACCAGGTCTCGCTCCGCCGGATCCTCAACACGCCCAAGCGCGGCATCGGCGATCGGGCCGTGGCGTGCGTGTCGGTGCTGGGCGAGCGCGACGGCCTGACCTTCTGGGAGGCACTGCGCCGCGCTGACCAGGCGCCCGGTCTCGCGACCCGCTCGCTCACCAACATCCGCGGCTTCGTCGCGCTGGTCGAGGAGCTCCAGTCGATGGTCGAGGCGGGGGAGCGCGCCGACGTGGTCCTCGAGACGGTGCTGGCCCGGTCGGGCTACCTCACCGAGCTCGAGGAGTCCGACGACCCGCAGGACGCGACCCGGCTGGAGAACCTCGCCGAGCTGGTCGCGGTCGCGCGGGAGTTCAGCGACGACCCGGTCGCGGGTCCGTCCGCCGACCCCGCCGACGTCGACGCCGGCATCGTGGCACCCGGCCTCACCGACTTCCTGGAGCGGGTCGCGCTGGTGGCCGACACCGACCAGCTCCCCGAGACCGACGAGGGCGTCGTCACCCTGATGACGCTGCACACCGCGAAGGGGCTGGAGTTCCCGGTCGTCTTCCTCACCGGCCTCGAGGACGGCGTCTTCCCGCACTCGCGGTCGCTGGGCGACCAGAAGGAGCTCGAGGAGGAGCGTCGACTGGCGTACGTCGGCGTCACGCGGGCCCGCGAGCGCCTCTACATCTCGCGCGCCGTGGTCCGCTCCGCCTGGGGCGCCCCCTCCCACAACCCGGCCTCGCGCTTCCTCGACGAGCTGCCGATCGACCTCGTCGACTGGCGTCGTACGGAGGCGGCCCAGACCCGGTGGGGCCGCCCCGACCTGGCCAGCGGCTCGCCGGCCCGGCTCGGCAGCCCGACGGCGGCCGGCCGTCGCAACTTCTCCTCGGCGGCTGCTCGTGCCGACGCCGCCTCGAAGGCGAAGCCGGCCCGCGAGGTGCCGTCGCTCGAGCCCGGCGACCGGGTCCAGCACGACACCTTCGGCCTCGGCACGGTCGTCGCGCTCGAAGGAGCCGCCGACAAGTCCGTGGCGTCGATCGACTTCGGCACCGAGGGCGTCAAGCGCCTGCTCCTGCGCTACGCGCCGGTGGAGAAGCTGTAG
- a CDS encoding glycerophosphodiester phosphodiesterase family protein, translating to MSVLTAGSMSRLHTSRLAVTPAVVAHRGASGYRPEHTLDAYRTAIRMGADAIELDLVPTADGVLLARHENELSLTTDVAEHPGLAHLRTTKVVDGHAMTGWFSEDLTLAEVRTLAARERRPGLRPGNTVHDGREGVPTLDEVLTMVAAETVRRGRAVGLLLELKSSPYFDALDRSLDEPLLADLRRHGLDHARSRVTLMSFDTAILRRLAPRTKVPLVQLLDVGDPFDGPALDAIEEYADGIGVHQDLVLPRTADGALDLPTRLVRDAHRRWLDVYVWTLRAENHYLPTDFRVGEDPAGLGDLGGLAEAFLDAGVDGLITDHPDLAVRAVAAAA from the coding sequence GTGAGCGTCCTGACCGCCGGGTCGATGTCCCGGCTGCACACCTCCCGCCTCGCCGTCACCCCGGCCGTGGTGGCCCACCGCGGGGCCAGCGGCTACCGCCCCGAGCACACCCTCGACGCCTACCGCACGGCGATCCGGATGGGCGCCGACGCCATCGAGCTCGACCTGGTGCCGACCGCCGACGGCGTCCTGCTGGCCCGCCACGAGAACGAGCTCAGCCTGACCACCGACGTCGCCGAGCACCCGGGGCTCGCCCACCTGCGCACGACCAAGGTGGTCGACGGCCACGCCATGACCGGCTGGTTCAGCGAGGACCTCACGCTGGCGGAGGTGCGGACCCTCGCCGCCCGGGAGCGCCGCCCCGGCCTGCGCCCCGGCAACACCGTCCACGACGGTCGCGAGGGGGTCCCCACCCTGGACGAGGTGCTGACGATGGTCGCCGCCGAGACGGTACGACGGGGGCGCGCCGTCGGCCTGCTGCTCGAGCTGAAGAGCTCGCCGTACTTCGACGCGCTGGACCGCTCCCTCGACGAGCCGCTGCTGGCCGACCTGCGCCGGCACGGCCTCGACCACGCCCGGTCGCGGGTGACGCTGATGTCCTTCGACACCGCGATCCTGCGCCGGCTCGCGCCGCGGACGAAGGTGCCGCTGGTGCAGCTGCTCGACGTCGGCGACCCGTTCGACGGGCCCGCCCTGGACGCGATCGAGGAGTACGCCGACGGCATCGGCGTCCACCAGGACCTGGTGCTGCCCCGGACCGCCGACGGTGCGCTGGACCTGCCCACCCGGCTGGTCCGCGACGCCCACCGGCGCTGGCTCGACGTCTACGTCTGGACGCTGCGCGCCGAGAACCACTACCTGCCGACGGACTTCCGGGTCGGGGAGGATCCGGCCGGGCTCGGGGACCTGGGTGGTCTGGCCGAGGCGTTCCTGGACGCCGGGGTCGACGGGCTGATCACCGACCACCCGGACCTGGCGGTCCGGGCGGTGGCCGCCGCCGCGTAG
- the npdG gene encoding NADPH-dependent F420 reductase, protein MTTYRIAVIGGTGPQGKGLGYRFAKHGHDVVLGSRAAEKAEPVAAEVAERLAGVAGAGTVTGMANDDAVAAADVVLLAVPYDGHDELVATLPLAGKTVISCVNPLAFDKRGAHGRVVDGGEGSAAESAQRLAPEATVVGAFHNVSAVHLWGDHDYLDEDVLVVGDVVEAKQVAMELAAAITSRVGIDAGKLRLARQLEPFTAVLISINRKYKVNSGIRISGLEH, encoded by the coding sequence TTGACGACGTACCGCATCGCCGTGATCGGCGGCACCGGACCGCAGGGCAAGGGGCTGGGCTACCGGTTCGCGAAGCACGGCCACGACGTGGTGCTGGGCTCGCGCGCGGCCGAGAAGGCCGAGCCGGTCGCCGCCGAGGTGGCCGAGCGGCTCGCGGGCGTCGCGGGTGCCGGGACGGTGACCGGGATGGCCAACGACGACGCCGTCGCCGCGGCCGACGTCGTACTCCTCGCGGTGCCGTACGACGGCCACGACGAGCTGGTCGCCACGCTCCCGCTCGCGGGCAAGACCGTGATCTCCTGCGTCAATCCGCTGGCCTTCGACAAGCGCGGCGCGCACGGCCGGGTCGTCGACGGCGGCGAGGGCTCCGCGGCCGAGTCGGCCCAGCGCCTCGCCCCCGAGGCCACCGTCGTGGGCGCGTTCCACAACGTCTCCGCGGTCCACCTGTGGGGCGACCACGACTACCTCGACGAGGACGTCCTGGTCGTCGGCGACGTGGTCGAGGCCAAGCAGGTCGCGATGGAGCTCGCCGCAGCGATCACCAGCCGGGTCGGCATCGACGCCGGCAAGCTGCGCCTGGCCCGTCAGCTCGAGCCGTTCACCGCCGTGCTGATCTCGATCAACCGCAAGTACAAGGTCAACTCCGGCATCCGGATCTCCGGCCTGGAGCACTGA
- a CDS encoding PspC domain-containing protein: protein MTTTPPDAAPGPGPDEGPRTTREEIRDLGRLRRSTTDRKIAGVAGGLGRHLDIDPLLLRVALVVLVFFGGAGLLVYGACWLLVPEDDGTEATITLDDRNRTVALVVVGFLAAVALVSDSWGFIGFPWPVAIIGVIALYFLTRNKPKPGAGYDGQPAPPGQAYQPGQAYQAGQPYQGGQPGQPGPAPWVPGAPPYAPPPPGYVPPPVYVRPVQRDPRRRGPLLFWFTIALVALLEGVLGIADLAGAPVPDAAYPALALATFGVMLLVGAFYGRAGGLILLGLIAAVATAGATAADRWDDETTTERPTIAADLDESYSFGAGELVLDLTDVADLEALDGRTLDLDVNVGRIEVIVPEELGVDVEAIVNGPGSIDLFGETRDGIDTSSSETHDPGLGDHPELTITAEMDLGEIQVRTR, encoded by the coding sequence ATGACGACGACACCACCCGACGCGGCGCCGGGTCCCGGCCCGGACGAGGGCCCGCGGACCACCCGCGAGGAGATCCGTGACCTCGGGCGGCTGCGCCGCTCCACGACCGACCGCAAGATCGCCGGCGTCGCCGGCGGCCTGGGTCGACACCTCGACATCGACCCGCTGCTGCTGCGCGTGGCCCTGGTGGTGCTGGTCTTCTTCGGCGGGGCCGGCCTGCTGGTGTACGGCGCCTGCTGGCTCCTCGTGCCCGAGGACGACGGCACCGAGGCGACGATCACCCTCGACGACCGCAACCGCACGGTGGCGCTGGTGGTCGTCGGCTTCCTCGCGGCGGTGGCGCTGGTCAGCGACTCGTGGGGCTTCATCGGCTTCCCGTGGCCGGTCGCGATCATCGGGGTGATCGCGCTCTACTTCCTGACCCGCAACAAGCCGAAGCCGGGCGCCGGGTACGACGGCCAGCCCGCCCCGCCCGGCCAGGCCTATCAGCCCGGTCAGGCCTACCAAGCCGGTCAGCCCTATCAAGGTGGTCAGCCGGGTCAGCCCGGGCCGGCCCCCTGGGTGCCGGGTGCGCCGCCGTACGCCCCGCCGCCCCCGGGCTACGTCCCCCCGCCCGTCTACGTGCGCCCGGTGCAGCGCGACCCGCGTCGGCGCGGACCGCTGCTGTTCTGGTTCACGATCGCGCTGGTCGCCCTGCTCGAGGGAGTGCTCGGCATCGCCGACCTGGCGGGCGCTCCCGTGCCGGACGCGGCGTACCCGGCCCTCGCCCTCGCGACCTTCGGCGTGATGCTCCTGGTCGGCGCGTTCTACGGCCGCGCCGGCGGCCTGATCCTCCTCGGGCTGATCGCCGCCGTGGCGACGGCGGGAGCCACCGCCGCCGACCGCTGGGACGACGAGACGACGACCGAACGGCCGACGATCGCCGCCGACCTCGACGAGAGCTACAGCTTCGGCGCCGGCGAGCTGGTCCTCGACCTGACCGACGTCGCGGACCTCGAGGCCCTCGACGGCCGCACCCTCGATCTCGACGTGAACGTCGGGCGGATCGAGGTCATCGTGCCCGAGGAGCTCGGCGTCGACGTCGAGGCGATCGTCAACGGTCCCGGGTCGATCGACCTGTTCGGCGAGACGCGCGACGGCATCGACACCAGCTCCAGCGAGACCCACGACCCCGGGCTCGGGGACCACCCCGAGCTCACCATCACCGCCGAGATGGACCTCGGCGAGATCCAGGTGAGGACCCGATGA
- a CDS encoding ATP-binding protein, protein MSAATTPTPYEPRKAYRDSQDSVLGGVASGVARHLAVPALWVRAAFLLMSLLGGLGVMLYAGLWLMLPSDTRFDESPPGLASATRGGRRPGRLRRLGDVGPAMALAALGLGAVLALQATIGGGAVFWPAFFGLAGLALLWRQADEAQRERWLDQTGRIDPVRIVFGSGGWASYARVLAGALLVVSAVFIVGFEGASASDARAGLLAGGLVLVGLAIVIGPWVFGLASDLSAEREERVRSQERADVAAHLHDSVLQTLALIQKSAHDSTTVARLARAQERDLRAWLYAGESADESSVASALRGAAAEVEDTHGVSVDVVAVGDCDLTESLRPIVAAAREAVTNAAKHAGTGQVDVYAEVTPGAVDVFVRDRGVGFDPDEVATDRYGVRNSIVDRMRRHGGSAEIRTAPGEGTEVRLHLSRTHPQEDPS, encoded by the coding sequence ATGAGCGCCGCCACGACCCCCACGCCGTACGAGCCCCGGAAGGCCTACCGCGACTCCCAGGACTCCGTCCTCGGCGGCGTCGCGTCGGGGGTCGCCCGGCACCTCGCGGTGCCCGCGCTGTGGGTGCGCGCCGCCTTCCTGCTGATGTCCCTGCTGGGCGGCCTCGGCGTGATGCTGTACGCCGGCCTGTGGCTGATGCTGCCGAGCGACACCCGGTTCGACGAGAGCCCGCCCGGACTGGCCAGCGCGACCCGCGGCGGCCGGCGGCCCGGTCGGCTGCGGCGGCTCGGCGACGTCGGGCCCGCGATGGCGCTCGCCGCGCTCGGCCTCGGCGCGGTGCTCGCGCTGCAGGCCACCATCGGCGGGGGAGCGGTCTTCTGGCCCGCGTTCTTCGGGCTGGCCGGACTCGCCCTGCTGTGGAGGCAGGCCGACGAGGCGCAACGGGAGCGGTGGCTCGACCAGACGGGCCGGATCGACCCGGTCCGGATCGTGTTCGGCAGCGGCGGCTGGGCGTCGTACGCCCGGGTCCTGGCGGGTGCGCTCCTGGTCGTCTCCGCGGTCTTCATCGTCGGGTTCGAGGGCGCCTCCGCGAGCGACGCCCGCGCCGGGCTGCTCGCCGGCGGGCTGGTGCTGGTGGGGCTCGCGATCGTGATCGGCCCGTGGGTCTTCGGGCTGGCCTCGGACCTCAGCGCCGAGCGCGAGGAGCGGGTGCGCTCGCAGGAGCGCGCCGACGTCGCCGCGCACCTGCACGACTCGGTGCTGCAGACCCTCGCCCTGATCCAGAAGAGCGCGCACGACAGTACGACCGTCGCCCGTCTCGCCCGGGCCCAGGAGCGCGACCTGCGGGCGTGGCTCTACGCGGGGGAGTCCGCCGACGAGTCGTCCGTGGCGAGCGCGCTGCGTGGAGCCGCGGCCGAGGTGGAGGACACGCACGGGGTCTCGGTCGACGTCGTCGCCGTCGGCGACTGCGACCTCACCGAGTCGCTGCGGCCGATCGTCGCGGCGGCCCGCGAGGCCGTCACCAACGCCGCCAAGCACGCAGGCACCGGGCAGGTCGACGTGTACGCCGAGGTCACGCCCGGAGCCGTCGACGTCTTCGTCCGCGACCGCGGCGTCGGCTTCGACCCGGACGAGGTGGCGACCGACCGCTACGGCGTCCGCAACAGCATCGTGGACCGGATGCGTCGCCACGGTGGCAGCGCAGAGATCCGCACCGCGCCCGGCGAGGGCACCGAGGTGCGCCTGCACCTGTCCCGCACCCACCCCCAGGAGGACCCTTCATGA
- a CDS encoding DUF6328 family protein has translation MDEAPTGRHETRAEQQDRKWEDLLQELRVMQTGAQLTAGFLLTLPFQDVFWERLGRGQEVFYLVLVVLAGLTTALVMTPVAIHRRLVGGHVKDRLVAAAHRLMSGVLACLALLVVGITTFIFDVVVSLAAALVAGGVMGAVMVGLLLVVPALLARD, from the coding sequence ATGGACGAGGCTCCGACCGGCCGCCACGAGACCCGCGCCGAGCAGCAGGACCGCAAGTGGGAGGACCTGCTCCAGGAGCTGCGGGTGATGCAGACCGGCGCCCAGCTGACCGCCGGCTTCCTGCTCACCCTGCCCTTCCAGGACGTCTTCTGGGAGCGGCTCGGCCGAGGCCAGGAGGTCTTCTACCTGGTGCTCGTGGTGCTCGCCGGCCTCACCACCGCCCTGGTGATGACGCCCGTCGCCATCCACCGCCGGCTGGTGGGCGGGCACGTCAAGGACCGGCTGGTCGCCGCTGCGCACCGCCTGATGTCCGGCGTGCTGGCCTGCCTCGCGCTGCTGGTCGTCGGCATCACCACGTTCATCTTCGACGTGGTGGTCAGCCTCGCCGCGGCGCTGGTCGCCGGTGGGGTGATGGGCGCGGTGATGGTCGGTCTGCTGCTCGTCGTACCCGCGCTCCTGGCCCGGGACTGA
- a CDS encoding response regulator transcription factor, giving the protein MISGQLVRVVVVDDHAMFRRGVIAELEAAGAGEIEVLAQAADVDEAVAAVAAHRPDVVLLDVHLPGGGGVEVMRRGQSPETRYLALSVSDAAEDVIGTIRGGARGYVTKTITGPELVSAIRRVADGDAVFSPRLAGFVLDAFAGSIEVAAVDEDLDRLTEREREVMRLIARGYAYKEVAKELFISIKTVETHMSSVLRKLQLSSRHELSRWASDRRLL; this is encoded by the coding sequence ATGATCTCCGGCCAGCTCGTCCGCGTCGTCGTCGTCGACGACCACGCCATGTTCCGTCGCGGCGTGATCGCCGAGCTCGAGGCCGCGGGGGCCGGCGAGATCGAGGTGCTCGCGCAGGCGGCCGACGTCGACGAGGCGGTGGCCGCGGTCGCTGCGCACCGGCCCGACGTCGTACTGCTCGACGTGCACCTGCCGGGCGGGGGCGGGGTCGAGGTGATGCGGCGCGGCCAGTCGCCGGAGACCCGCTACCTCGCGCTCAGCGTCTCCGACGCCGCCGAGGACGTCATCGGCACCATCCGCGGCGGCGCCCGGGGCTACGTCACCAAGACCATCACCGGCCCCGAGCTGGTCTCCGCGATCCGCCGGGTCGCCGACGGCGACGCGGTCTTCTCACCGCGGCTGGCCGGCTTCGTCCTCGACGCCTTCGCGGGCTCGATCGAGGTCGCGGCCGTCGACGAGGACCTCGACCGGCTCACCGAGCGGGAGCGGGAGGTGATGCGGCTGATCGCCCGTGGCTACGCCTACAAGGAGGTCGCGAAGGAGCTGTTCATCTCCATCAAGACCGTCGAGACCCACATGTCGAGCGTGCTGCGCAAGCTGCAGCTCTCCTCGCGTCACGAGCTCAGCCGCTGGGCCTCGGACCGCCGGCTGCTCTGA